In Crinalium epipsammum PCC 9333, the following are encoded in one genomic region:
- a CDS encoding UPF0182 family protein, with translation MKLKHFWNRGFTLIALILGLWLVVDLVSHLVAEIFWFEEVGYLTAFLLRLKTQFILGAIAFLLTATFLLGNLTLAARLKYSSIDSGASLILPNQKTLNPSPPWQEKFQEAVIPKNGVTWRWLLPIVMLLSLILGLMLLYYGQIILGFWHNNINVTAITSTVPSVFKLSSILEQVQDLKSKLPVITTWSQLLLQVGQLLLLVGIILAIASNHQFVLIAIALSLSLFYTLVLSSNWSKFLLYFQPTAFNTIDPLFKNDISFYIFSLPVWELLDFWLRGLFIFALIAVALNYLLSGNSLSEGKFIGFSQQQLRHLYCISCLLMFEMAFHHWLARYQLLYSTRGVTYGASYTDVEVQLRVETALIFLSSAIALLFLWQRLFLSLDKKVIKPITISLGLFIVLAFTGNLLLPRVVQLLIVQPNEISREKPYIERSIAMTRKAFALDNIEVETFNPDNRLNDSDIQQNRLTIDNIRLWDTLPLLKTNQQLQQIRPYYQFIDADIDRYTLKVAQDNLTNNAQNQTANPNSKNQQVLIAPRELNYDSVPTEAKTWINKHLIYTHGYGFTISPVNTVGAGGLPDYFVKDIGTGITDAGTLKTSGENIENSIPIGKPRIYYGEIANTYVMTSTKTKELDYPSGDENVYNIYDGNGGVKIGAWWQQLLFAEYLKDWQMLLTWNFTPETKLLFRRNIIERIQAIAPFLRFDSDPYLVVADANPDKEQDNYLYWIVDAYTTSDRYPYSDPGKYDFNYIRNSVKVVIDAYNGSVNFYIADSQDPIINSWISIFPDLFKPLNTMPVTLKSHIRYPVDLFSTQSERLLTYHMTDTQVFYNREDQWRIPNEIYGDKPRAVEPYYLIMKLPTAESEEFVLLLPFTPIQRNNLIAWMAARSDGQNYGKLLLYQFPKQELIYGPEQIEARINQDPVISQQISLWNRQGSRALQGNLLVIPIEQSLLYVEPLYLEAEQNSLPTLVRAIVVYENRIVMAETLEKALQAIFQPPKSTTPAIIRPVE, from the coding sequence ATGAAACTCAAGCATTTTTGGAATCGAGGCTTTACGCTGATAGCACTGATACTGGGATTATGGCTAGTTGTCGATCTAGTTTCTCACTTAGTAGCAGAAATTTTTTGGTTTGAAGAAGTTGGATATTTAACAGCGTTTCTGTTACGGCTAAAAACTCAGTTTATTTTAGGCGCGATCGCATTCTTGTTAACTGCTACATTTCTACTAGGCAATCTAACATTAGCAGCGCGTCTTAAATATTCTTCTATAGATTCGGGTGCTAGTTTAATACTGCCCAATCAAAAAACGCTCAATCCTAGCCCTCCTTGGCAAGAGAAATTTCAGGAAGCAGTCATACCTAAAAATGGTGTTACTTGGCGTTGGCTGTTACCAATTGTAATGTTGCTAAGTTTAATACTAGGGTTGATGTTGCTCTATTACGGGCAGATTATATTAGGCTTTTGGCATAACAATATTAACGTTACCGCTATAACTTCCACTGTACCGAGCGTATTTAAACTTAGTTCGATTTTAGAGCAGGTACAGGATCTTAAAAGCAAGTTACCAGTAATTACCACTTGGTCGCAACTACTTTTGCAAGTTGGGCAGCTACTTTTGCTAGTAGGAATTATTTTAGCTATAGCTAGTAATCACCAATTTGTACTAATTGCGATCGCACTTAGTTTAAGTTTGTTCTATACGTTAGTACTATCATCTAACTGGAGTAAATTTTTACTGTATTTTCAACCTACCGCTTTTAATACCATTGACCCCTTATTTAAAAACGATATTAGCTTTTATATTTTTTCCTTACCTGTATGGGAATTATTAGATTTTTGGCTAAGGGGATTATTTATATTTGCACTGATAGCAGTAGCCTTAAATTATTTACTCTCAGGAAATAGCTTATCTGAAGGTAAATTTATCGGCTTTTCTCAGCAACAGCTACGCCACTTATATTGTATAAGCTGTTTGTTGATGTTTGAGATGGCTTTCCATCATTGGTTAGCTCGTTATCAACTACTTTATTCTACTCGTGGTGTCACCTACGGAGCGAGTTATACCGATGTAGAAGTGCAATTGCGAGTCGAGACAGCGTTAATTTTCTTATCAAGTGCGATCGCGCTACTGTTTTTATGGCAAAGGCTATTCTTAAGCTTAGATAAAAAAGTTATTAAACCTATAACTATCAGCTTGGGATTATTCATAGTATTAGCTTTTACTGGGAACTTACTACTTCCAAGAGTAGTACAGCTTTTAATAGTGCAACCAAACGAAATATCACGAGAAAAACCTTATATTGAACGTAGCATTGCTATGACTCGAAAAGCATTTGCACTAGACAATATTGAAGTTGAAACATTTAACCCAGATAATCGGCTGAACGATAGTGATATTCAACAAAATAGATTAACTATTGACAACATCCGCCTATGGGATACACTTCCTCTACTAAAAACAAATCAACAGCTACAACAAATTAGACCATATTACCAATTTATTGATGCTGATATTGACCGTTATACCTTAAAAGTAGCACAGGATAATTTAACGAACAACGCTCAAAACCAAACTGCAAACCCTAATTCTAAAAATCAACAAGTTCTGATTGCGCCTCGTGAGTTGAACTACGATTCTGTGCCTACAGAAGCGAAAACTTGGATCAACAAACACTTAATTTATACTCATGGTTATGGATTTACAATTAGCCCAGTAAATACAGTTGGTGCTGGTGGACTACCAGATTACTTTGTTAAAGATATTGGTACAGGTATTACTGACGCGGGGACATTAAAAACATCAGGGGAGAATATTGAAAATAGCATTCCTATTGGTAAACCACGAATTTATTACGGTGAAATTGCCAATACTTATGTGATGACATCAACTAAGACAAAAGAGTTGGACTATCCCAGTGGGGATGAGAATGTTTATAACATTTATGATGGTAATGGTGGGGTAAAAATTGGCGCTTGGTGGCAGCAGTTATTGTTTGCCGAGTATCTAAAAGATTGGCAAATGCTTTTGACTTGGAATTTTACCCCTGAAACTAAGTTATTGTTTCGGCGCAATATTATAGAACGCATTCAGGCGATCGCACCTTTTTTACGTTTTGATAGCGATCCTTACTTAGTAGTTGCCGATGCTAACCCAGACAAGGAACAAGATAATTATTTATATTGGATTGTAGATGCTTATACTACAAGCGATCGCTATCCCTACTCCGATCCTGGCAAATACGATTTTAACTACATTCGCAACTCAGTCAAAGTTGTAATTGATGCCTACAACGGTTCTGTTAACTTTTATATTGCTGACTCCCAAGATCCCATCATTAATAGCTGGATTAGCATCTTTCCAGACTTATTTAAACCACTAAATACTATGCCCGTGACTTTAAAAAGTCATATCCGTTATCCTGTCGATTTATTCAGCACTCAATCAGAACGCTTGTTGACATACCACATGACAGACACCCAGGTATTCTACAACCGCGAAGACCAGTGGCGAATTCCCAATGAAATTTACGGAGACAAACCACGCGCAGTAGAACCTTACTATCTAATAATGAAACTGCCAACGGCTGAATCAGAAGAATTTGTGCTGCTTTTGCCCTTTACTCCCATCCAGCGCAATAACTTAATTGCTTGGATGGCAGCACGTTCCGATGGTCAGAACTACGGCAAGTTATTACTTTATCAGTTTCCGAAGCAAGAATTGATCTACGGACCAGAACAAATAGAAGCTAGAATTAACCAAGATCCCGTAATTTCCCAACAGATTTCGCTGTGGAACCGCCAAGGCTCACGAGCATTGCAAGGAAATCTCCTAGTAATTCCCATAGAGCAATCATTGCTTTATGTTGAACCACTCTACTTAGAAGCGGAACAAAATAGTCTGCCAACTCTAGTAAGAGCGATTGTAGTTTACGAAAACCGCATAGTCATGGCTGAAACCTTGGAAAAAGCACTGCAAGCAATTTTCCAACCACCTAAATCAACCACACCAGCTATTATTCGCCCAGTGGAGTAA
- a CDS encoding DUF1565 domain-containing protein, which translates to MPDKSCRKFPDKFVWEFLILSGSLLSGSMAFFSNFDRFLGFSNTGLGLANAELKSAARGFVNSNINYPDNKVSQGLNTPPSWDSSESNNSEADIYVSPFGSDNQVERNVTATNAEVVFVADQGNDNNAGSQKSPYRSLTRAIKQAIRLQDGDENKPVLIKLVAGIYSANSGDSTTIEITPGVSVVGSGDTTIIKTSIRLDKNSNLENLKIINSELQIGIESYDNNSRQNASLNIKNINIDGIVTIFSSPKISNLKVLSTFHQGVYINQGTKPQLDNLEVYNQQMMGNRNGAAIYIYKGASPVFNNLKINSNYLGINNSGNASLINLKISKNRIGIINRGELTINNLVTSKNTHAAICNSSAGTILIEGAKFDNIPPKVMEKCPSVVGEPPIVVPDIAGNSEGVTIR; encoded by the coding sequence ATGCCTGATAAAAGTTGCCGGAAGTTCCCTGATAAATTTGTCTGGGAATTTCTCATCCTCAGTGGTTCGCTTTTATCAGGCAGTATGGCTTTTTTTAGTAATTTTGATCGGTTTTTAGGGTTTTCAAATACTGGCTTGGGTTTGGCAAATGCTGAGTTAAAATCAGCAGCTAGAGGATTTGTTAATTCAAATATTAATTATCCGGATAACAAAGTTAGTCAAGGTTTAAATACGCCTCCGAGTTGGGATAGTTCCGAATCAAATAATTCGGAAGCGGATATTTACGTTTCTCCGTTTGGATCTGATAATCAGGTTGAAAGGAATGTTACGGCTACAAATGCTGAGGTAGTGTTTGTTGCCGATCAAGGAAATGATAATAATGCTGGTTCTCAAAAGTCACCTTATAGAAGTTTGACGAGAGCGATTAAGCAAGCGATTAGATTACAGGATGGAGATGAGAATAAGCCTGTATTAATTAAGTTAGTTGCGGGGATTTACTCAGCCAATAGCGGTGATAGTACAACAATTGAAATTACTCCAGGTGTTTCAGTTGTGGGGAGTGGAGACACGACAATTATTAAGACGAGTATAAGGCTTGATAAAAATTCAAATTTAGAAAATTTGAAAATTATAAACTCAGAATTGCAAATTGGAATTGAGAGTTATGATAACAATAGCAGGCAAAATGCCAGTTTAAATATTAAAAATATAAATATTGATGGAATAGTAACAATTTTTTCATCTCCAAAAATATCTAATTTAAAAGTGTTGAGTACATTTCATCAAGGAGTGTATATTAATCAGGGTACTAAACCTCAATTAGATAATCTTGAAGTTTATAATCAGCAAATGATGGGAAATCGGAATGGTGCAGCAATTTATATTTATAAAGGTGCTTCCCCTGTGTTTAATAACTTAAAAATAAATAGTAATTACCTTGGTATAAATAACTCTGGAAATGCTTCTTTAATTAATTTGAAAATATCTAAAAATCGGATAGGGATAATAAATCGAGGAGAACTGACAATCAACAACTTAGTTACCAGTAAAAATACCCATGCTGCTATTTGTAACAGCAGTGCAGGTACTATTTTAATTGAAGGAGCTAAATTTGATAATATTCCACCAAAAGTTATGGAAAAATGCCCTTCTGTTGTTGGTGAGCCGCCTATTGTTGTGCCAGATATTGCGGGTAATTCAGAAGGGGTAACGATTCGATAG